Genomic DNA from Pseudorasbora parva isolate DD20220531a chromosome 17, ASM2467924v1, whole genome shotgun sequence:
GATCATATTTATAGTTCTGGGATGTTCTGAAATGTTGTTGTGAAGCATTCTTAAAAGATCAACAACCTGATCATAGACATACAATATAACCGAATGTGACTCCACATACAATAAAAGGAAATTAAGGGCCATGAAGGGAAGGCAGATCTCAATGTGTACTCAATTTGAATGACTATTCAAAGCATTTAATCTAATGATTatagtgagagagagaaaacagtTCACACTTTAATCTGGGTGTGCTTTACTTAACCATTTGATATAGTTTACTTATTGTGTCCGTGCATGTTGGTGCAGAACATTTAAAGTACTTTTATGTATTTACTAATTTAGTTACACTGTTATCTTTACCCCAAACCGAAACCCAAACTCTAACCCCTACTGTATAATCCTAACCCTAAATCCTAAACCCACCTCAAACTCATTAGCAGTAAATGTGAGAATTTTACACAGTGAATACATAGGCATGTAGATATTTAATGTTAGCGCAtattagttaaagggttagttcacccaaaaatgaaatttctttcattaatgactcgtaAGACctcgttcatcctcggaacacaatttaagatattttagatttagtccgagggctttctgtcctttgaatgtaagtgtatggcCACTTGCTGTCCAgcaggtaatgaaaacatcatcaatgtagtccatatgtgacatcagttggttagttagactcttttaaAGCGTCGACaacacattttggtccaaaactaacaaaaactacgactttattcagcgttgtcttctcttccatgttcctcaaaataaagattcaaacggttatgaatcattattcggatcgcgtgtcaaactgctgaaatcacgtgacattgtcGATACGAATCacgaatcgattcactgattcataaccgtttgaatctttatttgaggattgaacacaaaaccggaagagaagacaatgctgaataaagtcgtagtttttgttatttttggacccaaatgtattgtcgacgctttaAAAGagtctaattaacccactgatgtcacatatggactactttgatgatgttttcattaccttctggacgtggacagcaagtgggcctACACTTACATACAAAGggcagaaagccctcggactaaatctaaaatatcttaaactgtgtgtgaagatgaacggaggtcttacgggtgtggaacgacattagggagtcattaatgaaagaaatttcatttttgggtgaactatccctttaaggcctcCCAATGTAAAGTGTTGGGGATTGATTCAGGTTGTGTGAGGCTCACAGATGATGATTATGTGTGCTGTGGTCCAGTGTGTTAATGCCAAGGCTGTTCTTCTGTATTGTAGGGCTCTCTGCTGGTTCTGACCACTATGTCCAGTCCGGTGTCTTTGAGAAACAAAGTGGACCAGCAGTTCTACACACTCCTGTTGATGTGTGTACTAGTGATGCCAAACCTCCTGATGTTCCTGAAGTCGATGTGGAAGTGTGTCTTCAAGAGCTATGTGACCCCAAACCCAAGGACACTGGGAATCGTGAGTTGACGTCATGCAAAATAATAACTGAGAACTACTTCACTAAGAAAGCGTGTATATTTCAGGTTCATGACATGTTTCTTAAGGGACTTCTTGAGTTAAAAATGTCTAGACATCTATAAATCTGACAATTTATAGGTTTGGATGTGGGTAATTGGGGATGAAAAGGGAAAAGTGACATGAGAATCTTGTCTGCCTGAAATAGCGTTGCAAAATATGGCCAAATAAACAGACAATGAAAAAGTCCCTTTCAAGGAAAGTCTATGTGATCATAAACCAAAACCCTCAAATCCGGACCACATGTGGATTCAATGCGaaccagatccggcccacatctgGTACATTTGGATTTAATGTGTACCAGATCTGGGCCACATCTGGTACATGTGGATTCAATGCATACCagatctggcccacatctggtacaTTTGGATTTAATGCATACCAGATCCGGGCCGCATCTGGAACATTTGGATTTAATGCATACCAGATCCAGCCCACATCTGGTACATGTGGATTAAATGCGTACCAGAGCCGGGCCACATCTGGTACATGTGGATTCAATGCGTACCAGATCCAGGCCACATCTGGTACATGTGGATTCAATGCATACCAGATCCGGGCCGCATCTGGTACATGTGGATTCAATGCATACCAGATCCGGGCCGCATCTGGTACATGTGGATtaaatggccctcatttatcaaaagtgagtacaccaaatttccagcgtacaccttgcgtacacccaaacccacggtgacttggAGATTTATCAATTTGGACGTTGGCGTACAGCACACTctaatcctacgccagctcaggaggtggtgcaCACATGTTTGAGTTAGtacgaaaatgcgcagaaacaCTATTCCttacaccacaaaacgcactgacaaagatatgctatattatgacccactgtaaaaaacaacaacaacaacaacatagtaattataaacttcggtgtttatttttgtgcaacatagacttcaatgtttaatttgtgtgactataccaaagcatttgatttgtaggcatatgtattcctccagttgcgagcctgtgcgctttacctgacggttcagggttaggcccggcagctgcgcatgGACTTTTGTACTttgtacattgtacttacattttaaaaatacctgcatgtaattacgtctgtaattaatttctgtagttacattgtaattacacagttggcacttcccttacacctaactcgacccttaaactgacccataccaccacacctgtccctaactctacccttaaactgacccacaccaccacacctgtccctaactctacccttaaactgacccacaccaccacacctgaccctaactctacccttaaactgacccacaccaccacacctgtccctaactctacccttaaactgacccacaccaccacacctgtccctaactctacccttaaactgacccacaccaccacacctgtccctaactctacccttaaactgacccacaccaccacacctgtccctaactctaccgttaaactgacccacaccaccacacctgtccctaactctacccttaaactgacccacaccaccacacctgtccctaactctacccttaaactgacccacaccaccacacctttccctaactctacccttaaactgacccacaccaccacacctgtccctaactctacccttaaactgacccacaccaccacacctgtccctaactctacccttaaactgacccacaccaccacacctttccctaactctacccttaaactgacccacaccaccacacctgtccctaactctacccttaaactgacccacaccaccacacctgtccctaactctacccttaaactgacccacaccaccacacctgtccctaactctatctttaaactgacccagaccaccacacctttccctaactctacccttaaactgacccacaccaccacacctgtccctaactctacccttaaactgacccacaccaccacacctttccctaactgtacccttaaactgacccacaccaccacacctgtccctaactctacccttaaactgacccacaccaccacacctgaccctaactctacccttaaactgacccacaccaccacacctttccctaactctacccttaaactgacccacaccaccacacctgtccctaactctacccttaaactgacccacaccaccacacctgtccctaactctacccttaaactgacccacaccaccacacctgtccctaactctacccttaaactgacccacaccaccacacctgtccctaactctacccttaaactgacccacaccaccacacctgtccctaactctacccttaaactgacccacaccaccacacctgtccctaactctacccttaaactgacccacaccaccacacctgtccctaactctacccttaaactgacccacaccaccacacctgaccctaactctacccttaaactgacccacaccaccacacctttccctaactctacccttaaactgacccacaccaccacacctgtccctaactctacccttaaactgacccacaccaccacacctgtccctaactctacccttaaactgacccacaccaccacacctgtccctaactctacccttaaactgacccacaccaccacacctgtccctaactctacccttaaactgacccacaccaccacacctttccctaactctacccttaaactgacccacaccaccacacctgtccctaactctacccttaaactgacccacaccaccacacctgaccctaactctacccttaaactgacccacaccaccacacctgtccctaactctacccttaaactgacccacaccaccacacctgtccctaactctacccttaaactgacccacaccaccatacctgtccctacctctacccttaaactgacccacaccaccacacctgtccctacctctacccttaaactgacccacaccaccacacctgtccctaactctacccttaaactgacccacaccaccacacctgtccctaactctacccttaaactgacccacaccaccacacctgtccctaactctacccttaaactgactcacaccaccacacctgaccctaactctacccttaaactgacccacaccaccacacctgacgctaactctacccttaaactgacccacaccaccacacctgtccctaaatcaacccttaaactgacccacaccaccacacctgtccctaactctacccttaaactgacccacaccaccacacctgtccctaactctacccttaaactgacccacaccaccacacctgaccctaactctacccttaaactgacccacaccaccacacctgtccctaactctacccttaaactgacccacaccaccacacctgaccctaactctacccttaaacggacccacaccaccacacctgaccctaactctacccttaaactgacccacaccaccacacctgtccctaactttacccttaaactgacccacaccaccacacctgaccctaactctacccttaaactgacccacaccaccacacctgtccctaactctacccttaaactacccacaccaccacacctgaccctaactctacccttaaactgacacacaccaccacacctgtccctaactctacccttaaactgacccacaccaccacacctgtccctaactctacccttaaactgacacacatcaccacacctgaccctaactctacccttaaactgacccacaccaccacacctgtccctaactctacccttaaactgacccacaccaccacacctgaccctaactctacccttaaactgacccacaccaccacacctgtccctaactctacccgtatcccacctcaatatcagcaaaagctttctgcaatacaatttgaacacagtaagtacattgtacgtatttatgtaagtacatagtacttaaggccacctaatataaagtggtaCCAAACACCTTGTATTCACTGATGACTTTGgttacatgatggaatatcatTAATCTCGcaagttattttggctagaagtggGTTACTCAGAGCTGGACTATatcgggtctatagttaacAGAGACAGCTATTGCTTTCTGGGCTGATTTTATTTGGATTTTCCTGCAATTTGCCATACTAGATGATCTATTAGATAGCATTGATGAGTTGATGGCTGAAGAGTGCAACTGAAGTTGAAATGCACTAGTGTAACGATGGCTGTTGATGCTTCTGCAGATGTGTGGGATTGAGAGTCTGGTGGCGGTCGGGACGGCAGTTCTGGTGCTCATTGTGATGCCCAAGCTTGATATCCTCACAAACCTCTGCATCCCCGGAGGAATCTGCATCCTTTCATCCATGTTTCAGATCGTCTTCCGCTTGCAGACGAGGAACTGGATGATCATCTACCCCATATGCTCCCTCATCCTCGTTCTCAGCGGCTACACACTACTGGGGATTGACTACTACGTCAGAGAGTCCACACACATTCCAGGACAGATAGAATATTGTTACGTGTATGTGGGCATTGCGATTTTCGCATCGGTGCTGGTTTCTCTGAACTGGTGGGAGAACCCTTTTCGGGCAAGCACTAACATTGAGGAGATGCTCAAGGATCTGGACTCTTTCAGGGACTCTGTTTATCTCTTCACCAGCCTCCTTCGGATAGCCGTGACTCTAGGGATCTACTTTCTGTATTTCTGCCTGATTGCTGAAAATCCCATTGACTGGAAAGCGTACACCAAAGCCAGCCGAGGCACGGTGGAGATAGGCTTGGGGCTGTTCTTCCTTCAGGCGTTTTGCTCAGCTGCGTGCCACTGGTTTGGAGTCGTGGCCTGCAAGATTCACTCCATGAGGTACAGTTTTGCCCTTCCGGTGTCTTTAATCGGTCCATTAACACTACTCCTGGGCATTACGCTTTTCATTACGCAAGCTGAACATCTAGTCCCTCCGCTTGAATCTGCAAGCCCAATCATAATTACAGGCAGTGATAATGCTACACAACTTATTTCCACTCCTTTCTGGCCATTTTGCTTCGAACTTGAAAATATCAAGGATGTCAATACCACCCCGATTGTAATGCTGGAGATTTCCTATAGCATCTGCAAAACGTCACTCAACAACCCGTACGAAATGTGGCCGTTCTCCCTGCTGGCGCTGGAGGGGGTCTGCATGTGGCTCGGGCTCATTGCTTGCACGTATTACGTGTGGAGAATAAAAGTGCAGAGAATTGAACGCACCTCTCAGCTTTTCGTCCGCCGCCTGTATGAATCCGCCTTCATTGACCTCTCGAtgctgctgaacacaaaaatgAAAGTAATTCGTACGGCAAACAAGGAGAGGTACGTACATACAAACAAAATCATGATGTATACGCTGCATAAAAATTCTCTTCTTACTcatgtcttgtttctagtctaaatatctaattattcttaaatcaagatgcatttactagataagtctaagaatttttagatatctNNNNNNNNNNNNNNNNNNNNNNNNNNNNNNNNNNNNNNNNNNNNNNNNNNNNNNNNNNNNNNNNNNNNNNNNNNNNNNNNNNNNNNNNNNNNNNNNNNNNNNNNNNNNNNNNNNNNNNNNNNNNNNNNNNNNNNNNNNNNNNNNNNNNNNNNNNNNNNNNNNNNNNNNNNNNNNNNNNNNNNNNNNNNNNNNNNNNNNNNggaaacaagaaaaaatagtaAATAAGCAGagccttttttgcagtgttaCGTAACCGAACTTGTGTTTACTTTCTTTGTCTTGTAGCAGTGACATTGAAGTGGAAAACTGTGTCATTTACCTCTGTGCAACGATGTGGCATGAAACGTATGACGAGATGCTGAAAATCTTGACTTCGATGTTCAGGTATTTAATCTGTGATCCTCGAAACCCCCAGTTGTTCCTATATTATCCCTAAGGCTTTTGCTGCagttcttcattcaaatgcctTTAAATGTGTTGGTTTCAGATTGGACAGATACCGAGGTGATCCAAAGGAGGAACACAAGGATGTCTTTGACTTTGAGTGCCATATTTATGTCGACGATGCCTTCATGATGGATAAAGACAAAGAAACGGGCACTGAGAAAAAGCTAGTCAACAGCTATGTTTCTGACCTTGTAAACGTTGTCATGGAGGTGTACAGGTAAGGCAAAGGTTTCCTATCCGTTATCAGCTAATGGTATGTTACTGATATGGACAGACTGATATTTCACAAGCAACTGTAAACCAAATTTCACTGGTTTTGCCTTCAAGGGTGTTTACAAATAAGGAGCCCGATGAGGTTTCTATCATTGAAACGCCATATGGCGGCCGTCTTGTGTTCGTCATGCCAGAGGGAAACATGCTTTATGTCCATTTGAAGGACAAAGCTCTGATTCGAAATAAAAAGAGATGGTCACAGGTGAATGTCAAAGTCTTATGCTTTAGTATGAATAATAATTCAGTCTTTGAATGCTTACCTGAACACGTGTGCATTTTCAGATCATGTACCTGTATTACCTGCTTGGTTGGAAAGGATACAATGTCAAAAACCCTCAGAAAATAACAGTAAGTTTTCATTAAACATTCAGTCaactttttatatcagtctgcaaacgtctggggactgaggagacgagctgctcaagtttaggaataggaatgttgtccattcttgtctaatacaggcttctagttgctcaactgtcttaggtcttccttgtcgcatcttcctctttatgatgagccaaatgttttctaatggagaaagatctggactgcaggctggccatttcagtgctggatccttcttctacgcagccatgatgttgtaattgatgcagtgtgtggtctggcattgtcatggagaatgcaaggtcttccctgaaagagacgacttctggatggagcatatgttgctctagaacttggatatacctttcagcattgatggcctttccagatgtgtaagctgcccatgccacacacactcatgaaccccagaccatcagagatgcagcttctgaactgagcgctaaGAACAACTTGGTCTGTCCTTGTCCTCCTTAGTCTGGATGACATGGCGACCCAGTTTTTTTTacatggttttccggccttgaacCTTgagcacagagattgttccagattctctgaatctttggatgatattatgctctgtagatgatgataacttcaaactctgcaatttttctctgagaaactctttTCTGATATCGCTCCACTATtgtccgccgcagcattgggggaattggtgatcctctgcccatcttgacttctgagagacactgccactctgagaggctctttttatacccaatcatgttgccaattgacctaataagttgcaaattggtcctccagctgttccttatgtgtacatttaacttttatggcctcttattgctacctgtcccaacttttttagaatgtgtagctctcatgaaatccaaaatgagccaatatttgtcatgacatttcaaaatgtataactttcaacatttgatatgctATCTGTATTCTACTGTGAATAAATTATATGATTTAATTATACCCATTAAGttaatgagatttgtaaattatcacattccttttttattcacaatttgtacagtgtcccaacttttttgaaatcGAGTTTGTACATTAAATAAAGGACCCAAGCCATATCTAGAGACCAGAGACACAAGGGCGGGCTCTTTTGACTTGAGCACCCGTGTGGAAACCAGCTTTGAAACCCTCAAACTTCCACATACAGCTGAAGATAACTCTGTTTTCTGACACTGTGTGTTCTTACAGAGACAAAACAACCCATCTCGTGCCAGTCTCATATCATTAGATAGTGAGACTTATTTACTACCTTCTCATGACAACGACAGCAAGAGGAAGCATATATCTGATGACAACACCTATATCATGGCTTTGGATGGAGACACAGACTTCCAGCCCGGCGCTCTGATACTGCTCGTCGACCGTCTGAGAATGTATGACAATGTGGGAGCGGCGTGTGGACGGATCCACCCCACCGGAATGGGTAAATATCATCCGGGTTTAGTAGGGGTGTAACTACACTGGAGTCGCGGTTTGGTGCGTACCTCGGTTTTGGGGTCACGATTCGATACGAGTTCGGGAAAAGCAACAAATCCCCAATGGTAGGTTTCTTATTAGGGCTGGgtaaaaaatattgatttctcgATTTTAATCGATTCTCACTTTTACCGAACAATATTGAATCTTAAATCCCAAGAATCGATTAGTCATCCTGTTTTCAGTTAATGAATGAAATATTGTAGCGTGCCTCCCATCCAGTAAATCACAATCAGTTTTGTGCTTTAAGTCTACTGATATGAAACAAAGTCTCAGATTTGAAATTATGTACAGTAACAGTgccaaataaacatgaatgagcaTCTGAAAGTGTAGACAACTTACTGAAATCTGTATCATGTGACATAGAATAGCTCAATCAGTGTTTGAACCGTAAGTAAAACGGCCTAGAAACAATGTCATGTAACGTCACATTTAGCTCAGAAAAACCATATCCAGTGTCCACGAACTCGTTAGTCTGCAAGAAAAATTAACTCTAGAGAGGAGCATTTTGCTTATTATATGCACCACATTACATAGGCTATtcattgtcatttttaatgttcttcaatatttaatgcatgtatgtatgaataAATCCGGCAAGTTTTTATGACAGCctccttttaaatgtttatatttaaaaaacaaattagagtagaaatattattatgtaattgtaaagttaatataaaaactttattattatttaaaacatcatttagtgtaatttatatacatttacagtGTATTATACCAACCTGATATATATCCAAAATTATCAATATTGAATTGAATCTTATCGAAAATCGAAGTGAaagcttgtgaatcgaaattgAGTCGAATTGTGAAAATTGtgtcaatacccagccctaTTTCTTATAATCTGAACTCTTGTTTTGGGTTGATGCATAGATCGTCTCTCTTCTGCTCTTTTTCTTGTTGTGACGATTCGAGACGAATGCATGTCCCTTTACAGCCCTAGGGTTTACAGAGTAAATCAAACAACTCAACAGTAATGGCCATCTTTTGAGCTTTGCTTCTTGGGAAAGTAGTATGTTAAAAACACATATTTTGAATTGCACAACAGAACTGACCAAAGGCTGTGTATGACATAAAGGAAGAAAGAAGAAGCAGCAGACTGGATTATATAGCAGATAACTGCGTGCCATTTTATAGACCTGCTATTCAGATTCTGATCAATATACAAAGTCCATTGACAGAAACCCTTGTTGGAAATTATTGCAGTTTTATATTAACGTCACCATCGAAAAGATAGCTAATCTTAACAAAACATGACAGTCACCGTTTACAATATGATAACATTGCTCATCTATCAGTGGCCTGTTGCTCACAGCTGGTTTCAGTTCAGTTACCCAGGTTAAGTTCGAGAttgagcaaactctggtttttcgggctcaagaagGTAGATTGGTTTTGATCAGTGTTTATCACCATAGAAACTTACACTACACGGCTAACCTAGTTTTATTCTTGGTTAGAGatcgcaaacccaaactggaccaatcagctcagagtaaagatgcaataaagccaATAATGAAAAaactttagaaaaaaaattgtgcatcttttggtgctaattatttattataggaattataatcactttaaattcatataatatgttcatataaatattatattaattgacaagtagccaaatagtaatataaataatacatgcattcataattcaGTTAAACAACGTTTATTAATTTGAGCTCTTTGTCAACCTATAATTATAGGCGTATTTCTTTGATTCACTtcatgcattgatatagtcGGATATTATTTCATCTGCCTTCTCAAACTAAAGTGTTTATTCCTGCTTTGTAAACACGTTTAATTTGATGATAATCTTCATaacgatctctcaatcttcagaagagaagtgaatcaatcggacgctgtgattggctgtttgccgcacgTGTCACATGTTCAGGTGCTCGCGCTTCAatcgctaactctggattaaacctgagttgacagagaaagtttataccgAGCTTTGAGAAATGGTTGAACtcgatctaaaccaggttggtcaactctaaacctgctctgaaactcagagtttgttcagctagcttcatgcaacagaACTCAGAAAGAGATCCCCAGAAGCACACAAGGCCAAATGCAGTGTTTGATGTCCTGCTTGTGGTTTCAGGCCCGATGGTCTGGTATCAGAAGTTCGAGTATGCAGTGGGCCACTGGCTCCAGAAGACGGCGGAGCACGTGTTTGGGTCGGTGCTGTGCAGTCCAGGCTGCTTCAGTCTGTTCAGAGGATCTGCGCTGATGGACGATAACGTCCTGAAACGATACACCACCAAAGCCACCCGAGCCTCGGAGTATGTGCAGTACGATCAAGGTAAACCTGGGGGTTTGGGGGGGAATG
This window encodes:
- the chs1 gene encoding chitin synthase 1, whose translation is MEELKQRRQKREGRHRDTWDPFQLNPIGAEKEKKRTCFRILQNLVAFFVGLLVLVSGVVSKGSLLVLTTMSSPVSLRNKVDQQFYTLLLMCVLVMPNLLMFLKSMWKCVFKSYVTPNPRTLGIMCGIESLVAVGTAVLVLIVMPKLDILTNLCIPGGICILSSMFQIVFRLQTRNWMIIYPICSLILVLSGYTLLGIDYYVRESTHIPGQIEYCYVYVGIAIFASVLVSLNWWENPFRASTNIEEMLKDLDSFRDSVYLFTSLLRIAVTLGIYFLYFCLIAENPIDWKAYTKASRGTVEIGLGLFFLQAFCSAACHWFGVVACKIHSMRYSFALPVSLIGPLTLLLGITLFITQAEHLVPPLESASPIIITGSDNATQLISTPFWPFCFELENIKDVNTTPIVMLEISYSICKTSLNNPYEMWPFSLLALEGVCMWLGLIACTYYVWRIKVQRIERTSQLFVRRLYESAFIDLSMLLNTKMKVIRTANKESSDIEVENCVIYLCATMWHETYDEMLKILTSMFRLDRYRGDPKEEHKDVFDFECHIYVDDAFMMDKDKETGTEKKLVNSYVSDLVNVVMEVYRVFTNKEPDEVSIIETPYGGRLVFVMPEGNMLYVHLKDKALIRNKKRWSQIMYLYYLLGWKGYNVKNPQKITRQNNPSRASLISLDSETYLLPSHDNDSKRKHISDDNTYIMALDGDTDFQPGALILLVDRLRMYDNVGAACGRIHPTGMGPMVWYQKFEYAVGHWLQKTAEHVFGSVLCSPGCFSLFRGSALMDDNVLKRYTTKATRASEYVQYDQGEDRWLCTLLLQQGWRVEYNAASDAYTNSPQEFKEFYNQRRRWGPSTLANTLDLLHSGADTVKRNSSISMLYILYQIFTVASSILGPASVTLMIAGAFQFVFGISGTLSIIIAVIPPVIYMIICFLAKPNFQITIAAILSVIYAFLMTASFFSIIGDMVIQQTFITPTGLFLVSGAILYMVTAILHPQESTLIIYGLMYFICIPSGYLLLTIYSLVNMHIVSWGTRETNKGKEQKKQVGVVCNRDCKMCCWDVKIQVTQETENLLLQQMQQAVNPNTLAAKPDDPPAQNAHEEQSRLDKPILDLNQEISHKKDESKENLNKENKEKDSESERSGSSKSCEKKVDQFNDDTDYDDDDEDDDDYDFDYNDLEPREVVPESDWVEPVKKEFLKKLTYANLKRNLQEQIRYTLRNKNQEDLCEELVLILTDTLNDELRDKVGPEDVLTETQLEELQYALNEAARRIVKSNRIENGAQRLERRVKRGIERTLVAPQVEKLSEDETDFWNKLLERYLKPIEDDKAHLEEVTRELKSLRNKAVFLYFIINVLWVVATFFLQAIGGDVLSIEIPKYYPNKTLAPEPMKVEPLSLMFLLSFAILLIVQFLAMLYHRVYTLIHVVSYRGTEKSYKEKDEEDEDDAFVLGNEIQSSLVITSDDL